A genome region from Jeongeupia sp. HS-3 includes the following:
- the rsmG gene encoding 16S rRNA (guanine(527)-N(7))-methyltransferase RsmG has translation MMIEAQTPKLAVSLSTGLQELGLTLDESQQSLLLAYVALLEKWNKTYSLTAIREPERMVPHHLLDSLAPLAHFKAAAGARILDVGSGFGTPGIPLAIARPDWQLFLLDSNHKKTTFLRQAVVDLKLTNVTVVTERVEAFRPEAPFNVITSRAFSDLAEFAKLTRHLLAADGEWAALKGVYPHEEIALLPADVKSVGVDTLSVPGIDAERHLVHMVVA, from the coding sequence ATGATGATTGAAGCGCAGACCCCCAAGCTGGCCGTATCGCTGTCCACCGGCCTGCAAGAACTCGGCCTGACACTGGACGAATCGCAGCAAAGCCTGCTGCTCGCCTACGTGGCGCTGCTGGAAAAGTGGAACAAGACCTACAGCCTGACGGCGATCCGCGAGCCCGAACGGATGGTGCCGCACCATCTGCTCGATTCGCTGGCGCCGCTGGCGCATTTCAAGGCCGCGGCCGGCGCGCGCATTCTTGACGTCGGTTCGGGCTTCGGCACGCCGGGGATTCCGCTGGCGATCGCCCGCCCGGACTGGCAATTGTTTTTGCTCGATTCCAACCACAAGAAAACCACCTTTCTGCGCCAGGCGGTAGTCGATCTGAAGTTGACGAACGTCACCGTCGTGACCGAGCGCGTCGAGGCGTTCCGGCCCGAAGCGCCGTTCAACGTCATCACCAGCCGGGCGTTCTCCGATCTGGCCGAATTCGCCAAGCTGACCCGCCACCTGCTTGCCGCCGATGGTGAATGGGCCGCGCTGAAGGGCGTGTACCCGCACGAGGAAATCGCGCTGCTGCCGGCCGACGTCAAATCGGTTGGCGTTGACACCCTGAGCGTGCCCGGCATCGATGCCGAGCGGCATCTGGTGCATATGGTGGTGGCATGA